A portion of the Apis mellifera strain DH4 linkage group LG6, Amel_HAv3.1, whole genome shotgun sequence genome contains these proteins:
- the LOC552301 gene encoding chymotrypsin-1 has product MAHFALIFIFIVNIIFNGISAENLEKIVGGTNASPGQFPYQVSLRKSGRHFCGGTLITERHIVTAAHCIHGIVSAPYNDFTVVTGTISNINGGQSYCVAKATVNPDFKPSSSESYRNDIAIVTLADTVKSNTYQKPISPASSDPPVGATLIMSGWGRTSTNGNLPEILQTTNVYLMSNEECQKRIPNYHIYNGQLCTFKRKGVGICMGDSGGPLVYNGELIGIASWVIPCAQGYPDAYTRVTQYRNFINQIVSNI; this is encoded by the exons ATGGCGCATTtcgctttaatttttatttttattgttaatataatatttaatg GTATATCCGCagagaatttggaaaaaatcgtCGGTGGTACCAATGCTTCTCCCGGTCAATTTCCTTATCAAGTATCACTTAGAAAATCCGGACGTCATTTTTGTGGTGGTACTTTGATTACCGAAAGACACATTGTCACTGCTGCTCACTGCATCCATGGTATTGTATCTGCACCATATAATGATTTCACTGTTGTGACTGGTACAATCAGCAATATAAATGGAGGCCAAAGTTATTGTGTTGCTAAAGCTACTGTCAATCCCGACTTCAAACCTAGCTCTTCTGAATCTTACAGAAATGACATTGCTATAGTTacg cttGCCGATACAGTTAAATCAAATACATACCAAAAACCAATTTCTCCAGCTTCTTCTGATCCACCAGTTGGTGCAACGTTAATAATGTCTGGTTGGGGACGTACCAGTACAAATGGAAATCTTCCTGAAATTCTTCAAACAACAAATGTTTATCTTATGAGCAATGAAGAATGTCAGAAACGTATTCCAAATTACCATATCTACAATGGACAATTATGtacttttaaaagaaaaggtgTTGGTATCTGCATG gGTGACAGTGGAGGTCCTCTTGTCTATAATGGTGAACTTATAGGTATCGCTTCCTGGGTCATTCCATGTGCTCAAGGATATCCTGATGCTTATACTCGTGTTACTCAATATAGAAACTTTATCAACCAAAttgtatctaatatataa